Within Amycolatopsis sp. FDAARGOS 1241, the genomic segment CCAGCGCCGGGCCGACCGGCGGGGCCGGGTTGGCCTGGCCCGCCTTGATCTGCAGCTTGATGATCGCCGCAAGCTTCTTCTTCTTGGGTGGCATTACCTTGTGTCCTTCTTGCTGACGTGAGTCCCCCGCACACCTGCCAGTACGCGGGGACTGCCGGTGGGTATTCCCCGACCGGTCAGATCTTGGAGACCTGGTTGAACGAGAGCTCGACCGGGGTCTCCCGGCCGAAGATCGACACCAGGACCTTCAGCTTCTGCCCGTCGACGTTGACCTCGGAGATCGTCGCGGGCAGCGTGGCGAACGGGCCGTCCATGACGGTGACCGACTCGCCGACCTCGAAGTCGACCTCGACCGCGGCGGCACCCGACGGCGCCGACGCCGCGGCGGCCTCGCCCTTGCCGGCCTTCGCCGGGGCTTCCTTCTCGACCTGCGGCGCGAGGAACTTCAGCACCTCGTCCACGGTGAGCGGCGACGGGCGCGAGGTCGCGCCGACGAACCCGGTGACACCCGGCGTGTTGCGCACCGCGCTCCACGACGCGTCGTTCAGGTCCATCCGCACCAGGATGTAGCCGGGCAGCACCTTGCGCTGCACCTGCTTGCGCTGGCCGTTCTTGATCTCGGTGACCTCTTCGGTCGGTACCTCGATCTGGAAGATGTAGTCCTCGACGTCCAGCGTCTGGGTGCGGGTCTCCAGGTTGGTCTTGACCTTGTTCTCGTACCCGGCGTAGGAGTGCACGACGTACCACTCGCCCGGCGCGGCCATCAGCTCGGCGCGCAGCGCAGCGACGGGGTCGTCGGACTCGGCGGCGGGTTCGGCCTCGGCGATCCCGGACTCGACGGGCGCGGCTTCCTCGCCCGCTTCGGTCTCGTCGCTGCCCGTCTCACCGTCGTCTTCGGCGGCTGCGTCGACCTCTTCGCCGGCGTCGGGCACCTCGACGGGCTCGAGGTGAGCGGAGTCCTCGTCGCCGAGTACCTCCTGCACCTGCTCGTCGGAAAGCTCGGTCAGGTCGCGACCGGCTTCTGTGCCGTTGTCGGAGGTCACGTTCCGTCCTCTCAGTTGATCACTTGCCGGGCTCGGGCAGGCCGGCCCGCGCGGCGCACGGTGGCGCGCCTCTT encodes:
- the nusG gene encoding transcription termination/antitermination protein NusG, translating into MTSDNGTEAGRDLTELSDEQVQEVLGDEDSAHLEPVEVPDAGEEVDAAAEDDGETGSDETEAGEEAAPVESGIAEAEPAAESDDPVAALRAELMAAPGEWYVVHSYAGYENKVKTNLETRTQTLDVEDYIFQIEVPTEEVTEIKNGQRKQVQRKVLPGYILVRMDLNDASWSAVRNTPGVTGFVGATSRPSPLTVDEVLKFLAPQVEKEAPAKAGKGEAAAASAPSGAAAVEVDFEVGESVTVMDGPFATLPATISEVNVDGQKLKVLVSIFGRETPVELSFNQVSKI